The nucleotide window TTGACGTACAGCCAGTCGCGGATCTGCTGGCCGTCGCCGTACACCGGCAATGGCTTGCCTGCGAGTGCGTTGACGATCATCAGCGGGATGAGCTTTTCCGGGAAGTGGTACGGGCCGTAGTTGTTCGAGCAGTTGGTGGTCAGCACCGGCAGGCCATAGGTGTGGTGGTAGGAGCGCACCAGGTGGTCACTGGCGGCCTTGCTGGCCGAGTACGGGCTGTTGGGCTGATACTGGTGGGTTTCGGTGAAGGCCGGCTCGTCGGCAGCCAGCGAGCCATACACTTCGTCGGTGGACACGTGCAGGAAGCGGAACGCCTGGCGGGCCTGTTCGTCCAGGCCGCCCCAATGGGCGCGCACGGCTTCCAGCAGGCGGAAGGTGCCGACGATATTGGTTTCGATGAAGTCTTCCGGGCCATGGATCGAGCGGTCGACGTGGGACTCGGCAGCGAAGTTGACGATGGCGCGCGGCTGGTGTTCCTTCAGCAGGCGAGCTACCAGCTCGGAGTCACCGATATCGCCGTGCACGAAGATGTGGCGCTTGTCGCCTTGCAGGCTGCTCAGGGTTTGCAGGTTGCCTGCATAGGTGAGCTTGTCGAGGTTGACCACGGGCTCGTCACTGGCGGCCAGCCAGTCCAACACGAAGTTCGCGCCAATGAAGCCCGCACCACCAGTTACCAGAATAGTCATCGTTCAGTTCTTCCCAATTGCCGCTTTCAAACTTCACTGCGTTTGAAGTTCATGTGGGCGTTGCTTTGCCGGCAACGCCTGTTCTATTTGTCAGTTCAGCGTTCAGGGCTCCAGGCGCCGCCGCTGGTACAACCAGTCAACAATTTCACCGCCCGGCACATAGCCGCTTACGGTGTCGCGCAGCAGCTGGCGCACGGTGGCAAAGTCGTCGGCCGCGGTCGCGGTACGCAGTGCATCCAGGCGCTGCTTCAGCACATCCCAGGTCAGGTAGTCTTCGTTGGCGCTCATGATCATGGGGTGGCGCGTGGCAATCACGTTGTCGCCGATCAACAATTCTTCGTACAGTTTCTCGCCGGGGCGCAGGCCGGTGAAGTTGATGGCGATGTCGCCCAGCGGGTTGCGCTCGGAGCGGATGCTGAAGCCGGACAGGTGAATCATCTTTTCGGCCAGTTCCACGATTTTCACCGGCTCGCCCATGTCCAGCACGAACACGTCGCCGCCCTGCCCCATGGAGCCGGCCTGGATCACCAGTTGCGCAGCCTCGGGGATGGTCATGAAGTAGCGGGTGATTTTCGGGTGGGTCACCGTCAGCGGCCCGCCGTTCTTGATCTGTTTGTGGAACAACGGAATGACCGAGCCGGAAGAGCCCAGCACATTGCCGAAACGCACCATGGTGAAACGGGTCTTGTTCACCTGCGACACATTGCCGGTATCGC belongs to Pseudomonas putida NBRC 14164 and includes:
- the rfbB gene encoding dTDP-glucose 4,6-dehydratase, translated to MTILVTGGAGFIGANFVLDWLAASDEPVVNLDKLTYAGNLQTLSSLQGDKRHIFVHGDIGDSELVARLLKEHQPRAIVNFAAESHVDRSIHGPEDFIETNIVGTFRLLEAVRAHWGGLDEQARQAFRFLHVSTDEVYGSLAADEPAFTETHQYQPNSPYSASKAASDHLVRSYHHTYGLPVLTTNCSNNYGPYHFPEKLIPLMIVNALAGKPLPVYGDGQQIRDWLYVKDHCSAIRRVLEAGTTGEVYNVGGWNEKPNLEIVNRVCALLDELRPRADGKPYADQITYVTDRPGHDRRYAIDARKLERELGWKPAETFETGIRKTVAWYLDNQDWVQNVQSGNYRDWVEKNYAGRSA